The nucleotide sequence ATATCAATGCGTATGGATTGAGAAATCTATGTGCTTATAAGAAGTTTTGGGGATATCATATTAAGAGGAATTATCGTTTAAGAGCGCTTATTTCAAAAATCAACGCTTTCCATTTTAGATATTTTATACGGAATGAAAATGTTGATATATATCATCCCACATATTATACGGATTATGAAGTTCATGGAGCGAAGAAGGTCGTAACGGTTTACGATATGATTCATGAACTTTTTCCACAGGATTTTTTAGGTGATAGGACTGCTGAAGAGAAAGCAAAAATTTTACGAAATGCCGATGGCATTATCGCCATATCGGAAAGTACCAAAAAAGACTTGATGCGGTTGCTTGATATTTCCGCGGAAAAGATCCGTGTCATCTATCTGGCAAATTCGTTGTCTGAATCCGTGCAGGATGTTCCTGTAATGAAAGGGCCGTATTTGCTCTATGTGGGGAATCGATCAGGCTATAAGAATTTTATGGGGCTTGCCCAAGCATTTGCAGGGTCGCAATACAAAAATGATGTTCAGCTTGTTTGCTTTGGTGGTGGAGAATTCACTAAGAGTGAAAGGGAATCTTTGATTCGAATGGGTATATGGGAGAGAACGGTTTATTGCTCAGGTGGAGATGATGTCCTGAGCAATCTTTATCAGTTTGCTTCTGCGTTTGTATATCCGTCCATATATGAGGGATTTGGCTTGCCGCTTTTGGAAGCGATGCATCATGGCACACTTGTTTTGACTGGAGCAACATCTTCCATACCTGAAGTCGCAGGTGATGCGGCTGAATATTTCAATCCTAATGAACCAGAAAGTATACGAGAAGTTATGGATCGATTGCTTTCAGATTCCGACCGGCGACAGGAGTTGCGAGCCAGGGGGCGCGCGAGAGAAAAGATGTTTTCGTGGCAGCGCTGTGCGGAAGAAACATTGGATTTTTATCGCGTATTGAGATAAAGAGAGGGTGTGCAATGAAGACAGCGTTGATTACTGGTATCAATGGACAAGATGGTTCATATCTGGCAGAGTATCTTCTGGATAGAGGCTATGAGGTTTATGGTGTTGTTCGACGCTCAAGCATTGAAAATGCGGAGAAGATGCGAAATGTCTTGCCGTTTTTGAATCGCATCCGTGTTGTTCCATGCGCGTTGGAAAATGCGTTGTCTGTATATAAACTTTTTGTCCAAGTTCGGCCAGATGAGTGCTATCATCTGGCTGCATCCAGTTTTGTAAGCTATGCATTGGAAGATGATCTTTCTATCATGATGAATAATTTTACGACAACACACAATATCTTATCCAGTATTGTGGAAACTTGTCCGTCTTGTCGTATGTATTTTGCTGGCTCTAGTGAGATTTTTGGGAATGTCAAAGAAGCGCCTCAGTCTGAGGAAACGGCGTATAATCCTCGTTCTGTATACGGAATATCTAAGATGGCAGGGCATAGCTTGATTAAAAATTACAGGGAGAGGTATAATGTATATGCATGTACAGGTTTTACCTATAATCATGAGTCTCCACGAAGAGGGTATAATTTTGTTACACGGAAGATTACATCATTCGTTGCCGGTATCATTTTAGGTGCAGAAAATAAGCTTGAACTTGGAAATCTTGATGCCGTCCGAGACTGGGGATATGCGCCCGAATATGTGGAAGCAATGCATAAAATGCTGCAGCAAGACATGCCGAAAGACTATGTCATTGCAACAGGAGCTTTGCATAGTGTAAGAGAATTGCTGGAGATTGCCTTTGGCAAGGTTGGCCTAGACTATCAAGAATACATTCATGTCAATGAGGCGTTTTTGCGCCCCGAAGGAGCGATCCCGTTGGTAGGGAATGCATCTGCCATCTATCAAGATTTGGGATGGAGAGCAAAAAAAGGGATTGAAGAGATTATCAGTGACATGGTAGAGACGGATATACAGATTCTTAAGAAACGTAACGAAAAGAGGTAAAAAGATGAAAAAAGCATTGGTTACTGGTATCACAGGCCAGGATGGCTCCTACTTGGCAGAACTCTTGTTGGAAAAAGGATATGAAGTGCACGGGATGATTCGTCGTCACAGTACGCCCTGCACAGAACGTATAGATCATATCTGCATATCTGACCTAATGGATGAAAAATTTTTCTTACACTATGGGGATCTTACGGATTCGTGCAATCTTTTATCTTTGCTGGGACAGATTCGCCCGGACGAGGTATACAATCTGGGGGCGCAGTCGCATGTTGCCGTATCTTTCGAAGTGCCAGAGTATACGGCAGATGCTACGGGTGTGGGGACCATACGCTTGTTGGAGGCGATTCGGCAAAGCGGGATTCAATGCAAGTTCTACCAGGCTTCGACTTCGGAACTTTTTGGCGGTCTTCCGAATACAGCTCCGCAGAGTGAAAGGACTCCTTTTTATCCCAAGAGTCCTTATGGCGCGGCGAAGCTATATTCGTATTGGATTACGGTGAATTATCGTGAATCTTATGGGCTGTTTGCATGTAATGGGATATTGTTCAATCATGAATCTCCGCGTCGAGGAGAAACTTTTGTTACACGAAAAATTACGGTAGCAGTTGCGAATATCATGGCAGGTAAGCAGGAAAAGCTGTCTCTTGGGAATCTTGATGCCAAAAGAGACTGGGGATTTGCTGGGGATTATGTCGAGGGCATGTGGCGAATTTTACAGCAGGAAAAGCCTTCAGATTATGTTTTGGCTACGAATGAGACGCATACCGTACGTGAGTTCGTAGAGTTGGCATTTGGTGAAGTTGGCGTGAAGTTGGAGTGGAAGGGATTTGGTGTAGATGAAAAAGGTATTTGCACGAAAACAGGGAAAATCCTTGTTGATGTGAATCCGCAATATTTTCGTCCGGCAGAAGTAGATTTGCTTTGGGGAGATCCGACCAAAGCGGAAAAAGAGCTGGGCTGGAGACGGAAGGTTGGTTTTAAGGATTTAGTATCTATGATGGTGCGGGCAGATATGCAGCTTTACGGCAAGGGGTGAGCACATGGAAAAAAGTGCAAAAATATATGTCGCAGGGCATCGTGGTATGGTAGGATCGGCAATCATGCGCAAGCTGAAAGCCGACGGATATGAAAATCTGCTGTTGCGTTCATCCAAAGAATTGGATTTGACTCGGCAGGACGATGTAGAGAAATTCTTTGCTGAAGAGAATCCTGAATATGTCTTTTTGGCGGCTGCTAAGGTAGGTGGGATATTGGCAAATAGCCGCTATCCCGCTGACTTTATGTATGATAATATGATGATGGAGATGAATGTCATTCATGCAGCTTATCATAATGGTGTCAAAAAGCTTCTTTTTTTGGGGAGTTCCTGTATATACCCTCGATTAGCAACACAACCGATGAAAGAGTCCGTTCTTTTGACGGGTGCGTTGGAGGAGACAAATGAAGCCTATGCATTGGCTAAGATATCTGGATTGAAGTACTGTGAGTATCTCAATAGACAATGCGGAACGGATTA is from Selenomonas sputigena ATCC 35185 and encodes:
- a CDS encoding GDP-mannose 4,6-dehydratase, encoding MKTALITGINGQDGSYLAEYLLDRGYEVYGVVRRSSIENAEKMRNVLPFLNRIRVVPCALENALSVYKLFVQVRPDECYHLAASSFVSYALEDDLSIMMNNFTTTHNILSSIVETCPSCRMYFAGSSEIFGNVKEAPQSEETAYNPRSVYGISKMAGHSLIKNYRERYNVYACTGFTYNHESPRRGYNFVTRKITSFVAGIILGAENKLELGNLDAVRDWGYAPEYVEAMHKMLQQDMPKDYVIATGALHSVRELLEIAFGKVGLDYQEYIHVNEAFLRPEGAIPLVGNASAIYQDLGWRAKKGIEEIISDMVETDIQILKKRNEKR
- a CDS encoding glycosyltransferase family 4 protein → MGDITVNILYDSQIFFQQRYGGISRYFYELIRNMIKEESILLHEGVNINAYGLRNLCAYKKFWGYHIKRNYRLRALISKINAFHFRYFIRNENVDIYHPTYYTDYEVHGAKKVVTVYDMIHELFPQDFLGDRTAEEKAKILRNADGIIAISESTKKDLMRLLDISAEKIRVIYLANSLSESVQDVPVMKGPYLLYVGNRSGYKNFMGLAQAFAGSQYKNDVQLVCFGGGEFTKSERESLIRMGIWERTVYCSGGDDVLSNLYQFASAFVYPSIYEGFGLPLLEAMHHGTLVLTGATSSIPEVAGDAAEYFNPNEPESIREVMDRLLSDSDRRQELRARGRAREKMFSWQRCAEETLDFYRVLR
- a CDS encoding GDP-L-fucose synthase family protein encodes the protein MEKSAKIYVAGHRGMVGSAIMRKLKADGYENLLLRSSKELDLTRQDDVEKFFAEENPEYVFLAAAKVGGILANSRYPADFMYDNMMMEMNVIHAAYHNGVKKLLFLGSSCIYPRLATQPMKESVLLTGALEETNEAYALAKISGLKYCEYLNRQCGTDYISVMPTNLYGPNDNYHAENSHVLPALIRRFYEAKEKNLPIVEIWGTGTPKREFLYVDDLADACVFLMQEYTGNETINIGTGKELSIAELAALVKQIVGYHGEIRYDASKPDGMPRKLLDVGKLTALGWSYKTELSEGIRLAYEDFLSHSIRTER
- the gmd gene encoding GDP-mannose 4,6-dehydratase, yielding MKKALVTGITGQDGSYLAELLLEKGYEVHGMIRRHSTPCTERIDHICISDLMDEKFFLHYGDLTDSCNLLSLLGQIRPDEVYNLGAQSHVAVSFEVPEYTADATGVGTIRLLEAIRQSGIQCKFYQASTSELFGGLPNTAPQSERTPFYPKSPYGAAKLYSYWITVNYRESYGLFACNGILFNHESPRRGETFVTRKITVAVANIMAGKQEKLSLGNLDAKRDWGFAGDYVEGMWRILQQEKPSDYVLATNETHTVREFVELAFGEVGVKLEWKGFGVDEKGICTKTGKILVDVNPQYFRPAEVDLLWGDPTKAEKELGWRRKVGFKDLVSMMVRADMQLYGKG